A stretch of DNA from Pseudomonas sp. HN11:
AGCACCCAGCCTTGCCCGGATTGCCGTGGCACTCGACTGCGTCGTGAGGCGCGGCATGTGTGGGTCGGCGAGAAGACCTTGCCGGCGGTGACCAACCTGCCGATTGGTGATGCCTGTGAGTACTTTGGTGTGCTCAAGCTGAGCGGACGCCGTGAGGAAATCGCCGACAAGATCCTCAAGGAAATTCGCGAGCGGTTGCAGTTCCTGGTCAACGTGGGTCTGGATTACCTGTCGCTGGATCGCAGCGCCGATACTTTGTCCGGCGGTGAAGCCCAGCGGATTCGCCTGGCCAGCCAGATTGGCGCTGGCCTTGTGGGTGTGTTGTACATCCTTGATGAACCGTCGATTGGCTTGCACCAACGTGACAACGATCGCCTGCTGGGCACGTTGAAACACCTGCGGGATATCGGTAACACGGTGATTGTGGTCGAGCACGATGAAGATGCGATCCGCCTGGCGGATTACGTGGTCGATATCGGTCCCGGCGCGGGTGTGCATGGCGGACATATTGTCGCTGAAGGTACGCCCGCCGAAGTCATGGCGCACCCGGACTCGCTGACCGGTAAATACTTGTCCGGTCGCGTGAAAATCGAAGTGCCGGCCAAACGTACGCCGCGTAACAAGAAGCTGGCGCTGCACCTCAAGGGCGCGCGCGGTAACAACTTGCGCAACGTCGACCTGGAAATCCCAATTGGTTTGCTGACCTGTGTCACCGGTGTTTCCGGCTCGGGTAAATCGACGCTGATCAACAACACGTTGTTCCCCTTGAGTGCCACCGCCTTGAACGGCGCGACCACTTTGGAAGCGGCAGCCCACGACAGCATCAAAGGCCTGGAACACCTGGACAAGGTGGTCGATATCGACCAAAGCCCGATCGGCCGTACACCGCGCTCCAACCCGGCGACCTACACAGGGTTGTTCACGCCTATTCGTGAGCTGTTTGCCGGGGTTCCGGAGTCTCGCTCACGGGGCTACGGTCCGGGCCGGTTCTCGTTCAACGTGAAGGGTGGCCGCTGTGAAGCGTGCCAGGGCGATGGTTTGATCAAGGTAGAAATGCACTTTCTGCCAGACATCTACGTGCCGTGTGATGTGTGCAAGAGCAAGCGCTACAACCGCGAGACCCTGGAGATCAAGTACAAGGGCAAGAGCATCCACGAAACCCTGGAGATGACCATCGAGGAAGCACGGGAGTTCTTCGACGCGGTTCCGGCGCTGGCGCGCAAGCTGCAGACGCTGATGGATGTGGGTTTGTCGTATATCAAGCTCGGCCAGTCGGCGACCACGCTGTCGGGTGGTGAGGCGCAGCGGGTGAAGTTGTCTCGCGAGTTGTCCAAACGCGATACCGGCAAGACTCTGTATATCCTCGATGAGCCAACCACCGGCCTGCACTTCGCGGACATCCAGCAACTGTTGGACGTGTTGCACCGCCTGCGCGACCACGGCAACACGGTGGTGGTGATTGAGCATAACCTTGATGTGATCAAGACAGCCGATTGGCTGGTGGACCTGGGACCTGAGGGTGGTTCCAAAGGTGGCCAGATCATTGCCGTAGGCACACCAGAGCAGGTCTGCGAAATGCCGCAGTCGCACACCGGTTACTACTTGAAGCCGTTGTTGGAACGCGACCGGGCCTGACTTTTCCGCCCCCAATAAAAAGCCCCTGTCACTTCACGGTGACAGGGGCTTTTTTGGAGCCGGAAATCAGAACTGCGATTGCAGGTAGTTTTCCAGGCCAATCAACTTGATCAGGCCCAACTGCTTTTCCAGCCAATAGGTGTGATCTTCTTCGGTATCGTTCAACTGCACCCGCAGGATTTCCCGGGTGACATAGTCGTTGTGCCGCTCACAGAGTTCGATGCCCTTGCAAAGCGCGGCACGGACCTTGTACTCGAGGCGCAGGTCGGCAGCGAGCATCTCAGGGACCGTGGTGCCCACATCCAGATCATCCGGACGCATACGCGGCGTGCCTTCGAGCATGAGGATACGGCGCATCAGTGCATCGGCGTGCTGTGCCTCTTCCTCCATTTCGTGGTTGATACGTTCGTAAAGCTCGGTAAAACCCCAGTCTTCGTACATGCGCGAGTGGATGAAATATTGGTCACGAGCAGCCAGTTCGCCCGTCAGCAACGTGTTGAGGTAATCGATTACGTCGGGGTGACCTTGCATCGCCCTACATCTCCCTGCTTGAAAGCCTGTAGTTTGAACCATGATGACTTGAAGGTCACGAGATCAACGGCAGAAAAGCGAAGTTTTTCGGAGAAAAGTAGCTGAAATAACGCAAAAACCGCCCAAATGAGGGCGGTTCTGCTTATCGTTTAGAGTCAGTTAAGCGATACACCCAACGCTTTTGCGATTGCTTCTCCATAAGCCGGATCGGCCTTGTAGAAGTGTTGCAGTTGACGCTGAACTACATCACTGGAAACGCCATCCATCGCGCCGGCAATGTTGCTGGTAAGCAACACTCGCTGCTCGTCGCTCATCAGGCGGAACAGCGCACCAGCGTGGCTGTAGTAATCAGTGTCTTCACGGTGATCGTAGCGGTCTGCCGCGCCATTAAGGGCCAATGCAGGCTCTGCATACTGGGGCGCTTGCTTCGGTGCATCGGCGTAGCTGTTTGGCTCATAGTTAGGCGCCGCACCACCGTTGTTGCCGAAGGCCATCGAACCATCACGCTGGTAGCTATTCACCTGGTTACGTGGGGCATTCACTGGTAGTTGCTGATGATTGGTGCCAACACGATAGCGGTGAGCATCAGCGTAAGCGAACACTCGACCTTGCAGCATGCGGTCTGGCGACAGGCCGACGCCTGGAACCATGTTGCTTGGGCCGAAAGCAGCTTGCTCCACTTCAGCAAAGTAGTTCTGCGGGTTACGGTTCAATTCCAACTCGCCGACTTCGATCAACGGGAATTCTTTCTGCGACCAGGTCTTGGTCACATCAAAGGGGTTCTCGTAATGAGCGTTGGCCTGGGCCTCCGTCATGATTTGGATGCAGACGCGCCATTTCGGGAAGTCACCGCGCTCAATCGCGCCGAACAGATCGCGCTGGGCGTAATCAGGGTCGGTACCGGCCAGGCGTGCAGCTTCGGCTGGCGCCAGGTTCTTGATGCCCTGCTTGGTCTTGTAGTGCCACTTGACCCAGTGACGCTCACCCTTGGCGTTAATCAGACTATAGGTGTGGCTGCCGAAGCCGTGCATGTGGCGGTAGCCATCAGGGATGCCACGGTCCGAGAACAGGATGGTGACCTGGTGCAGCGCTTCCGGGGAGTGCGACCAAAAATCCCACATCATTTGCGCGCTTTTGAGGTTGCTTTGCGGCAGGCGTTTCTGGGTGTGGATGAAATCCGGGAACTTCAAAGGATCGCGAATGAAGAATACAGGAGTGTTGTTACCCACGATGTCCCAGTTGCCTTCTTCGGTGTAGAACTTCAAGGCGAAACCACGTGGGTCACGCTCGGTGTCAGCCGAACCGCGCTCACCACCTACGGTGGAAAACCGCAGGAAAGTAGGGGTTTGCTTGCCAACGGATTCGAACAGCTTGGCGCTGGTGTACTGCGTGATGTCTTGGGTGACCGTGAAAGTACCGTAGGCGCCCGAACCCTTTGCATGCACACGACGCTCAGGAATGTTTTCACGGTTGAAGTGAGCAAGCTTCTCGATCAGGTGAAAATCGTCGAGCAACAACGGACCGCGCGGACCGGCGGAACGGGAATTCTGGTTATCCGCAACGGGCGCGCCGCTGGCGGTAGTAAGGATTTTGTTCTGGCTCATGCTCAATTTCCCTTAGGTCGGACTTGGAACTGCCGGCTAATCGGCTTGGAGGGAGTATTGATCATCAATATGACGTCTACAAATTCATTAAATTGTAGGCATCGATAGAGAATAACTAACAAACTCCCCAAACCTCATAGTGCCAAGCACAACCCGTGGAGGCTTGTACGCATCGCGCTTTTATCACGCGCACAAAAAACCGGGCACTAGGCCCGGTTCTTCGATACAGCTTGTCGTCTTACTCGGCGCTTACAGCTTCGCCAGCAGTAGCACGATCAACCAACTCGACATACGCCATAGGCGCGTTGTCGCCAGCGCGGAAACCGCACTTGAGGATGCGCAGGTAGCCACCCTCACGGGTAGCGTAACGCTTGCCCAGGTCGTTGAAGAGCTTACCAACGATAGCTTTCGAACGAGTACGGTCGAAAGCCAGACGGCGGTTAGCCAGGCTGTCTGTCTTGGCCAAAGTAATCAGCGGCTCAGCAACGCGACGCAGTTCTTTAGCTTTCGGCAGGGTAGTTTTGATCAGCTCGTGCTCGAACAGCGACACCGCCATGTTTTGGAACATGGCCTTGCGGTGCGAGCTGGTACGGCTCAGGTGACGACCACTTTTACGATGACGCATGGTTCATTCCTTACCAAACTCACGTTCGGTGATTACGACGATCAGGCAGTCGCCTTGTCGTCCTTCTTAAGACTTGCAGGCGGCCAGTTGTCGAGGCGCATGCCGAGGGACAGACCGCGGGAGGCCAGAACGTCCTTGATTTCAGTCAAGGATTTCTTGCCCAGGTTCGGAGTCTTCAACAGTTCTACTTCGGTACGCTGAATCAGGTCGCCGATGTAGTAAATGTTTTCCGCCTTAAGGCAGTTAGCCGAACGTACAGTCAGTTCCAGATCGTCAACCGGGCGAAGCAGGATCGGATCGATCTCGTCTTCCTGCTCGATTACCACTGGTTCGCTGTCACCTTTGAGGTCGACGAACGCAGCCAACTGCTGTTGCAGAATGGTTGCAGCGCGGCGGATAGCCTCTTCAGGATCCAGGGTACCGTTGGTTTCCAGATCAATAACCAGCTTGTCCAGGTTAGTACGCTGTTCGACACGGGCGTTTTCCACCACGTATGCGATACGGCGAACCGGGCTGAACGAAGAGTCAAGCTGCAAGCGACCAATGCTGCGGCTTTCGTCTTCATCGCTCTGACGCGAGTCGGCCGGTTCATAACCACGACCACGAGCTACGGTGAGCTTCATGTTCAGGGCGCCGTTAGACGCCAGGTTAGCGATTACGTGATCGGGGTTAACGATCTCGACATCATGATCCAGCTGAATATCGGCAGCGGTAACCACCCCCGAACCCTTCTTCGACAAGGTCAGCGTAACTTCGTCACGGCCGTGCAGCTTGATAGCCAGACCTTTAAGGTTCAACAGGATTTCAATTACGTCTTCCTGTACACCTTCGATGGCGCTGTACTCGTGGAGCACACCGTCAATCTCGGCCTCGACTACTGCACAGCCGGGCATTGAGGACAACAGGATGCGGCGCAGCGCGTTGCCCAGGGTGTGGCCAAAACCACGCTCGAGAGGCTCGAGAGTAATCTTGGCGCGGGTTGGACTGACAACCTGCACATCAATGTGGCGGGGTGTCAGGAACTCATTTACCGAAATCTGCATGGATGCACCTATTTTCTAGCCCTTACTTGGAGTAGAGCTCGACAATCAGGCTTTCGTTGATGTCGGCGGACAGATCACTGCGAGCAGGAACGTTCTTGAAAACGCCCGACTTCTTCTCAGTGTCTACTTCTACCCATTCTACGCGGCCACGTTGGGCACACAGATCGAGAGCTTGGACAATGCGAAGTTGGTTTTTAGCTTTCTCGCGAACTGCGACCACGTCACCAGCACGAACCTGGTAAGACGGAACGTTTACGGTCTGACCGTTAACGCTGATCGACTTGTGCGATACCAGCTGACGGGATTCGGCACGAGTCGAACCAAAGCCCATACGGTATACAACGTTGTCCAGACGGCATTCGAGCAGTTGCAGCAGGTTTTCACCGGTTGCACCTTTCTTGCCAGCAGCTTCTTTGTAGTAGCCGCTGAACTGACGCTCGAGAACGCCGTAGATACGACGGACCTTCTGCTTTTCACGCAGTTGGGTGCCGTAATCGGACTGGCGGCCGCGGCGTTGGCCGTGGATACCAGGTGCTGCTTCAATGTTGCACTTCGATTCGATCGCGCGCACGCCGCTCTTCAGGAAGAGATCGGTGCCCTCGCGACGAGCGAGTTTGCATTTTGGACCAATGTAACGAGCCATTCTTTACAATCTCCTGGATTACACGCGGCGCTTCTTCGGCGGACGGCACCCGTTGTGCGGGATTGGCGTCACGTCGGTGATGCTGGCGATCTTATAGCCACAGCCGTTCAAAGCACGGACAGCAGACTCACGACCTGGACCTGGACCCTTGACGTTAACGTCGAGGTTTTTCAGGCCATATTCCAGCGCAGCTTGACCAGCACGTTCAGCAGCTACTTGAGCAGCAAACGGGGTGGACTTGCGGGAACCGCGGAAACCCGAACCACCGGAGGTAGCCCAAGAAAGCGCGTTACCTTGACGGTCGGTGATGGTCACGATTGTGTTGTTAAAAGAAGCATGGATGTGGGCGATGCCATCAACCACTGTCTTTTTAACTTTTTTACGAGGACGAGCAGCAGGTTTTGCCATGATAATTTTCCTGTCGATTCGCTGGGGCGATTACTTGCGGATCGGCTTACGCGGACCTTTACGGGTACGCGCGTTAGTCTTGGTACGCTGACCGCGTACTGGAAGACCACGACGATGACGCAGACCGCGATAGCAACCGAGGTCCATCAAACGCTTGATTTTCATGTTGATTTCGCGACGCAGGTCACCTTCAGTGGTGAACTTCGCCACTTCGCCACGCAGCTGTTCAATCTGCTCGTCGCTCAGATCCTTGATCTTAGCGGCTGGGTTTACCCCAGCAACTGCGCAAATTTTCTGCGCAGTAGTGCGACCAACACCATAGATGTAGGTCAGCGAGATAACAGTGTGCTTGTTATCTGGAATGTTAACGCCTGCAATACGGGCCATTCAGTGGGACTCCAATTGACAGCTACCTACGCCCCGGAAGCCAAGAAATAGGGCGCGAGATAATATCGCTGTAATAACAAATAATCAACCCGGCAGCGCACTAGCTGCCGGGCTTCAAGCGGATCACACTCAGCCTTGGCGCTGTTTGTGACGCGGTTCCGCGCTGCAAATTACTCGAACAACACCTTCGCGGCGAATAATCTTGCAGTTACGGCACAGCTTTTTCACCGATGCACGAACTTTCATCACCAACTCCTCGAACCTTATGGGGTACTCAGCGCAACATGCCGCTGCCGTAGCCCTTCAGGTTGGCTTTCTTCATCAGGGATTCGTACTGGTGCGAAACGAGGTGCGATTGTACTTGGGACATGAAGTCCATCACAACCACGACCACGATCAGCAACGAGGTCCCGCCAAGGTAGAACGGAACGTTTGCTGCAACCACCAGGAACTGGGGCAACAGGCACACGGCCGTCATATATAGAGCACCGAACAGGGTCAAACGGGTCAGAACGCCATCAATGTAGCGTGCGGACTGCTCACCTGGACGGATGCCCGGAATAAAGGCACCGGACTTCTTCAGGTTTTCCGCTACGTCTTTCGGATTGAACATCAACGCCGTATAGAAGAAGCAGAAGAAAATAATCCCTGCACTAAACAGCAGAATATTCAACGGCTGACCAGGAGCGATCGACTGAGAGAGGTCCTGCAGCCAGCCCATATTTTCAGACTGACCAAACCAGGTACCCAACGAAGCCGGAAACAGCAAAATGCTGCTCGCGAAAATTGCCGGAATAACGCCGGCCATATTCACTTTCAGCGGCAAGTGGCTGGTCTGCGCAGCAAAAACCTTACGGCCCTGCTGACGCTTGGCGTAATGAACAGCAATACGACGCTGGCCACGCTCAATGAACACCACAAAACCGATAATCGCTACTGCCAGCAAACCGATGGCAACCAGGGCGAAAATGTTGATATCACCCTGACGTGCAGACTCGAAAGACTGCCCGATTGCTCTCGGTAGACCGGCGACGATACCTGCGAAAATCAACATCGAGATACCGTTACCAACACCACGCTCAGTAATCTGCTCACCCAGCCACATCATGAACATCGCACCAGCCACAAATGTGGATACCGCGACGAAATGGAAGCCAAAGTCACCAGTGAACGCAACGCCCTGCCCGGCCAGGCCAACGGACATGCCGATAGCTTGAACCAGGGCGAGGACGACAGTGCCGTAGCGGGTGTACTGGCTAATCTTGCGACGACCAGCTTCACCTTCCTTCTTCAACTGCTCCAGCTGCGGGCTGACGGCGGTCATCAGTTGCATGATGATCGATGCCGAGATGTACGGCATGATCCCCAGTGCAAAAATGCTCATCCGCTCCAGCGCACCGCCGGAAAACATGTTGAACAAGCTAAGAATGGTCCCCTCATTCTGTCGAAACAGGTCTGCGAGTCGGTCCGGGTTGATACCTGGAACCGGGATGTGTGCGCCTATTCGGTAGACGATAATCGCCAGGAACAGAAAACGCAGACGAGCCCAAAGTTCAGACATACCGCCTTTGCCGAGCGCTGAGAGAGCACCTTGCTTAGCCATTTATTCCTCGAACTTGCCGCCAGCTGCTTCGATAGCCGAACGCGCACCTTTGGTGGCGCCGATTCCCTTGCCGATAGTGACAGCGCGAGTCACTTCACCGGACAGCATGATTTTCACACGCTGCACGTTGACGTTGATCACGTTGGCATCTTTCAGGGTCTGCAGAGTAACGATGTCGCCTTCCACTTTAGCCAGCTCGGACAGACGCACTTCTGCGCGATCCATGGCTTTCAGGGAGACGAAACCGAACTTAGGCAGGCGACGATGCAGCGGCTGCTGACCGCCTTCAAAGCCTGGAGCGATGGTGCCACCGGAGCGGGAGGTTTGACCTTTGTGGCCACGGCCACCAGTCTTACCCAAACCGCTACCGATACCACGGCCCGGACGATGCTTTTCGCGACGGGAACCCGGCGCTGGACTCAGATCATTGAGTTTCATCGATTAACCCTCTACACGCAGCATGTAGTAAGCCTTGTTGATCATCCCGCGATTCTCGGGAGTATCCTGGACTTCTACAGTGTGACCGATGCGACGCAGACCCAGACCTTTAACACACAGTTTGTGGTTAGGGATGCGGCCGGTCATGCTTTTGATCAGCGTTACTTTAACGGTAGCCATGATCAGAAGATCTCCTTGACAGTCAGGCCACGCTTGGCAGCGATGGACTCAGGAGATTGCATAGCTTTCAAACCTTTGAAAGTGGCGTGAACCACGTTTACCGGGTTAGTCGAGCCATAGCACTTGGCCAGAACGTTCTGAACGCCAGCAACTTCGAGGACAGCACGCATAGCGCCGCCAGCGATGATACCGGTACCCTCAGAAGCAGGCTGCATGTACACCTTCGAAGCGCCATGGGCGGACTTCATTGCGTACTGCAGAGTGGTGCCGTTCAGATCAACTTGGATCATGTTGCGACGAGCAGCTTCCATTGCCTTCTGGATCGCAGCAGGCACTTCACGTGACTTGCCACGGCCGAAGCCAACGCGCCCTTTACCATCACCTACCACGGTCAACGCGGTGAACGTGAAGATACGGCCGCCTTTAACGGTTTTGGCTACGCGGTTAACTTGAACCAGCTTCTCAATGTAGCCTTCGTCGCGCTTTTGGTCGTTATTTGACATAACTTAGAACTCCAGCCCAGCTTCACGAGCAGCATCAGCCAGCGCTTTCACGCGACCGTGGTACTTGAAGCCAGAGCGGTCGAAAGCCACTTGCGAGACGCCAGCGGCCTTAGCACGCGTAGCGACCAGCTGGCCAACCTTTGTGGCCGCGTCGATGTTGCCGGTGGCACCATCACGCAGTTCTTTATCCAAAGTCGAGGCGCTTGCCAGGACTTTGTTGCCGTCGGCCGAGATGACCTGGGCGTAGATGTGCTGCGACGAGCGGAACACGCAGAGACGCACGACTTCGAGTTCGTGCATTTTCAGGCGTGCTTTGCGAGCGCGACGCAGTCGAGTAACTTTTTTGTCGGTCATTTGCTATGCCCTACTTCTTCTTGGCTTCTTTACGACGGACGACTTCGTCCGCGTAGCGCACACCTTTGCCTTTGTACGGCTCTGGTGGACGGAAGTCGCGGATCTCAGCGGCCACTTGACCTACCAGCTGCTTGTCGATGCCCTTGATCAGGATATCGGTCTGGCTAGGGGTCTCAGCAGTGATGCCCGCTGGCAGTTCGTAATCCACAGGGTGCGAGAAGCCAAGGGCCAGGTTCAAAACCGTGCCTTTTGCTTGCGCTTTGTAACCAACACCGACCAGCTGGAGCTTACGCTCGAAGCCTTGGCTTACGCCTTGGACCATGTTGTTTACCAACGCACGCGTGGTACCGGCCATTGCGCGAGTTTGTTGATCGCCATTGCGAGCAGCGAAACGCAGCTCACCAGCTTCTTCAACGATCTCAACGGACGAATGGATGTTCAGTTCAAGAGTACCCTTGGCACCCTTCACCGAAAGCTGTTGGCCTGCGAATTTGACTTCGACACCGGCTGGCAGCTTAACGGGGTTCTTAGCGACGCGAGACATGCTTATCCCCCCTTAGAACACAGTGCAAAGAACTTCGCCGCCGACACCGGCAGCGCGCGCAGCACGATCCGTCATCACACCTTTGTTGGTGGAGACGATAGACACGCCCAGACCGCCACGAACTTTCGGCAGATCTTCAGCGGACTTGTACTGACGCAGGCCTGGACGGCTAACGCGCTTCACTTCCTCGATGACCGAACGGCCTTCGAAGTACTTCAGCTCGATGGACAGCAGTGCTTTTACATCGCTGCTGATCTGATAACCCGCAATGTAGCCTTCGTCTTTCAGGACTTTGGCAACAGCAACCTTCAACTTGGAAGATGGCATGCTTACGACGGACTTTTCAGCCATCTGGGCATTACGGAT
This window harbors:
- the uvrA gene encoding excinuclease ABC subunit UvrA, translating into MDKILIRGARTHNLKNIDLTLPRDKLIVITGLSGSGKSSLAFDTLYAEGQRRYVESLSAYARQFLSMMEKPDVDTIEGLSPAISIEQKSTSHNPRSTVGTITEIYDYLRLLYARVGIPRCPDHDIPLEAQTVSQMVDLVLAQPEGAKLMLLAPVIRERKGEHLSVFEELRAQGFVRARINGKLYELDEAPKLDKQKKHSIDVVVDRFKVRADLQQRLAESFETALKLADGIALIAPMDDEPGEEIIFSARFACPICGHAISELEPKLFSFNNPAGACPTCDGLGVKQFFDIKRLVNGDLTLAEGAIRGWDRRNVYYFQMLGSLASHYKFSLEVPFNQLPADQQKVILHGSGSQNVDFKYLNDRGDIVKRSHPFEGIVPNLERRYRETESASVREELAKFLSTQPCPDCRGTRLRREARHVWVGEKTLPAVTNLPIGDACEYFGVLKLSGRREEIADKILKEIRERLQFLVNVGLDYLSLDRSADTLSGGEAQRIRLASQIGAGLVGVLYILDEPSIGLHQRDNDRLLGTLKHLRDIGNTVIVVEHDEDAIRLADYVVDIGPGAGVHGGHIVAEGTPAEVMAHPDSLTGKYLSGRVKIEVPAKRTPRNKKLALHLKGARGNNLRNVDLEIPIGLLTCVTGVSGSGKSTLINNTLFPLSATALNGATTLEAAAHDSIKGLEHLDKVVDIDQSPIGRTPRSNPATYTGLFTPIRELFAGVPESRSRGYGPGRFSFNVKGGRCEACQGDGLIKVEMHFLPDIYVPCDVCKSKRYNRETLEIKYKGKSIHETLEMTIEEAREFFDAVPALARKLQTLMDVGLSYIKLGQSATTLSGGEAQRVKLSRELSKRDTGKTLYILDEPTTGLHFADIQQLLDVLHRLRDHGNTVVVIEHNLDVIKTADWLVDLGPEGGSKGGQIIAVGTPEQVCEMPQSHTGYYLKPLLERDRA
- the bfr gene encoding bacterioferritin, whose product is MQGHPDVIDYLNTLLTGELAARDQYFIHSRMYEDWGFTELYERINHEMEEEAQHADALMRRILMLEGTPRMRPDDLDVGTTVPEMLAADLRLEYKVRAALCKGIELCERHNDYVTREILRVQLNDTEEDHTYWLEKQLGLIKLIGLENYLQSQF
- a CDS encoding catalase; this encodes MSQNKILTTASGAPVADNQNSRSAGPRGPLLLDDFHLIEKLAHFNRENIPERRVHAKGSGAYGTFTVTQDITQYTSAKLFESVGKQTPTFLRFSTVGGERGSADTERDPRGFALKFYTEEGNWDIVGNNTPVFFIRDPLKFPDFIHTQKRLPQSNLKSAQMMWDFWSHSPEALHQVTILFSDRGIPDGYRHMHGFGSHTYSLINAKGERHWVKWHYKTKQGIKNLAPAEAARLAGTDPDYAQRDLFGAIERGDFPKWRVCIQIMTEAQANAHYENPFDVTKTWSQKEFPLIEVGELELNRNPQNYFAEVEQAAFGPSNMVPGVGLSPDRMLQGRVFAYADAHRYRVGTNHQQLPVNAPRNQVNSYQRDGSMAFGNNGGAAPNYEPNSYADAPKQAPQYAEPALALNGAADRYDHREDTDYYSHAGALFRLMSDEQRVLLTSNIAGAMDGVSSDVVQRQLQHFYKADPAYGEAIAKALGVSLN
- the rplQ gene encoding 50S ribosomal protein L17, with the translated sequence MRHRKSGRHLSRTSSHRKAMFQNMAVSLFEHELIKTTLPKAKELRRVAEPLITLAKTDSLANRRLAFDRTRSKAIVGKLFNDLGKRYATREGGYLRILKCGFRAGDNAPMAYVELVDRATAGEAVSAE
- a CDS encoding DNA-directed RNA polymerase subunit alpha, whose product is MQISVNEFLTPRHIDVQVVSPTRAKITLEPLERGFGHTLGNALRRILLSSMPGCAVVEAEIDGVLHEYSAIEGVQEDVIEILLNLKGLAIKLHGRDEVTLTLSKKGSGVVTAADIQLDHDVEIVNPDHVIANLASNGALNMKLTVARGRGYEPADSRQSDEDESRSIGRLQLDSSFSPVRRIAYVVENARVEQRTNLDKLVIDLETNGTLDPEEAIRRAATILQQQLAAFVDLKGDSEPVVIEQEDEIDPILLRPVDDLELTVRSANCLKAENIYYIGDLIQRTEVELLKTPNLGKKSLTEIKDVLASRGLSLGMRLDNWPPASLKKDDKATA
- the rpsD gene encoding 30S ribosomal protein S4 — encoded protein: MARYIGPKCKLARREGTDLFLKSGVRAIESKCNIEAAPGIHGQRRGRQSDYGTQLREKQKVRRIYGVLERQFSGYYKEAAGKKGATGENLLQLLECRLDNVVYRMGFGSTRAESRQLVSHKSISVNGQTVNVPSYQVRAGDVVAVREKAKNQLRIVQALDLCAQRGRVEWVEVDTEKKSGVFKNVPARSDLSADINESLIVELYSK
- the rpsK gene encoding 30S ribosomal protein S11; this encodes MAKPAARPRKKVKKTVVDGIAHIHASFNNTIVTITDRQGNALSWATSGGSGFRGSRKSTPFAAQVAAERAGQAALEYGLKNLDVNVKGPGPGRESAVRALNGCGYKIASITDVTPIPHNGCRPPKKRRV
- the rpsM gene encoding 30S ribosomal protein S13 — protein: MARIAGVNIPDNKHTVISLTYIYGVGRTTAQKICAVAGVNPAAKIKDLSDEQIEQLRGEVAKFTTEGDLRREINMKIKRLMDLGCYRGLRHRRGLPVRGQRTKTNARTRKGPRKPIRK
- the rpmJ gene encoding 50S ribosomal protein L36, which encodes MKVRASVKKLCRNCKIIRREGVVRVICSAEPRHKQRQG
- the secY gene encoding preprotein translocase subunit SecY, with the protein product MAKQGALSALGKGGMSELWARLRFLFLAIIVYRIGAHIPVPGINPDRLADLFRQNEGTILSLFNMFSGGALERMSIFALGIMPYISASIIMQLMTAVSPQLEQLKKEGEAGRRKISQYTRYGTVVLALVQAIGMSVGLAGQGVAFTGDFGFHFVAVSTFVAGAMFMMWLGEQITERGVGNGISMLIFAGIVAGLPRAIGQSFESARQGDINIFALVAIGLLAVAIIGFVVFIERGQRRIAVHYAKRQQGRKVFAAQTSHLPLKVNMAGVIPAIFASSILLFPASLGTWFGQSENMGWLQDLSQSIAPGQPLNILLFSAGIIFFCFFYTALMFNPKDVAENLKKSGAFIPGIRPGEQSARYIDGVLTRLTLFGALYMTAVCLLPQFLVVAANVPFYLGGTSLLIVVVVVMDFMSQVQSHLVSHQYESLMKKANLKGYGSGMLR
- the rplO gene encoding 50S ribosomal protein L15; the encoded protein is MKLNDLSPAPGSRREKHRPGRGIGSGLGKTGGRGHKGQTSRSGGTIAPGFEGGQQPLHRRLPKFGFVSLKAMDRAEVRLSELAKVEGDIVTLQTLKDANVINVNVQRVKIMLSGEVTRAVTIGKGIGATKGARSAIEAAGGKFEE
- the rpmD gene encoding 50S ribosomal protein L30 — translated: MATVKVTLIKSMTGRIPNHKLCVKGLGLRRIGHTVEVQDTPENRGMINKAYYMLRVEG
- the rpsE gene encoding 30S ribosomal protein S5, with protein sequence MSNNDQKRDEGYIEKLVQVNRVAKTVKGGRIFTFTALTVVGDGKGRVGFGRGKSREVPAAIQKAMEAARRNMIQVDLNGTTLQYAMKSAHGASKVYMQPASEGTGIIAGGAMRAVLEVAGVQNVLAKCYGSTNPVNVVHATFKGLKAMQSPESIAAKRGLTVKEIF
- the rplR gene encoding 50S ribosomal protein L18: MTDKKVTRLRRARKARLKMHELEVVRLCVFRSSQHIYAQVISADGNKVLASASTLDKELRDGATGNIDAATKVGQLVATRAKAAGVSQVAFDRSGFKYHGRVKALADAAREAGLEF
- the rplF gene encoding 50S ribosomal protein L6, with protein sequence MSRVAKNPVKLPAGVEVKFAGQQLSVKGAKGTLELNIHSSVEIVEEAGELRFAARNGDQQTRAMAGTTRALVNNMVQGVSQGFERKLQLVGVGYKAQAKGTVLNLALGFSHPVDYELPAGITAETPSQTDILIKGIDKQLVGQVAAEIRDFRPPEPYKGKGVRYADEVVRRKEAKKK
- the rpsH gene encoding 30S ribosomal protein S8; the protein is MSMQDPLADMLTRIRNAQMAEKSVVSMPSSKLKVAVAKVLKDEGYIAGYQISSDVKALLSIELKYFEGRSVIEEVKRVSRPGLRQYKSAEDLPKVRGGLGVSIVSTNKGVMTDRAARAAGVGGEVLCTVF